Proteins encoded within one genomic window of Leptolyngbyaceae cyanobacterium:
- a CDS encoding response regulator, with amino-acid sequence MKNDNLPKGKVLIADDDEDSRIMLAFLLQDEGWQIAEASNGKEALEKVVEEKPNVIILDNRMPELTGSEVYQQLRKRGVNIPVVFVTAFSDLEELASSLGIRYYLRKPIDFIEVLAAIESACAENRN; translated from the coding sequence ATGAAAAACGACAATTTACCAAAAGGGAAGGTACTGATTGCTGATGACGATGAAGACAGCCGAATCATGTTGGCTTTTTTGCTGCAAGATGAGGGATGGCAAATTGCCGAAGCCAGTAATGGTAAAGAAGCTTTAGAAAAAGTGGTGGAGGAAAAACCAAACGTCATCATTTTAGATAACCGAATGCCAGAATTAACGGGTTCGGAAGTTTACCAACAACTCCGAAAGAGGGGAGTTAATATTCCGGTGGTGTTCGTTACCGCCTTCAGCGATTTAGAAGAATTAGCATCATCTTTAGGCATTCGCTATTACTTACGCAAGCCGATAGACTTTATCGAAGTATTAGCGGCCATAGAATCTGCTTGTGCGGAAAATAGAAATTAA